In Rosa chinensis cultivar Old Blush chromosome 1, RchiOBHm-V2, whole genome shotgun sequence, a genomic segment contains:
- the LOC112182043 gene encoding uncharacterized protein LOC112182043: MAGAEARAVWQRTANRCFVQEDAKRAPKLAYCQSSSSTTKQVGAGPATATEGLDHPGVGFMPINRNRSYSNLPPDTRWWLQMQPNYGYQKDLTYEQLNELEADMETLRAGFVEQTSKNSEFDQHKGKFTDMKTGYEVQKKDVDAEYGENIQELQYKDMRETYEKMGMDTIDCPVSEQSKELSCEPEYPWMGGGRTEPWWRTTDRDELASLVAQKSLNHIENCDLPPPQKLYHKRHPYAAHIGFSDRDGILGTSLDRKAQASGFSSMTTHPQGYADTGITHGKNGDAADEEHSDTSIRDLLDLQQLTEGDPTKAQLIEALCHSQTRAREAEKAAKQACAEKEHIFKLFFKQASQLFAYKQWFQLLQLETLYVQIKNKDQAGSTVLPVVLPWMSSRRRKSHKSWRKVPKGKRSRRVNPGYDISKYAVALALGFGLVGAGVLLGWTVGWMLPSF, translated from the exons ATGGCGGGAGCAGAAGCAAGGGCCGTGTGGCAGAGAACAGCTAATCGTTGCTTTGTCCAAGAAGATGCAAAAAGAGCTCCCAAATTAGCTTATTGTCAATCCTCATCTTCAACAACCAAGCAGGTGGGTGCTGGGCCTGCAACTGCAACAGAAGGATTAGATCATCCTGGTGTTGGCTTCATGCCTATTAATAGGAATCGTTCATATTCCAATCTACCCCCGGACACAAGATGGTGGCTGCAAATGCAACCTAACTATGGCTACCAAAAAGATTTAACCTATGAACAGTTAAATGAGTTGGAGGCTGACATGGAAACACTGAGAGCTGGGTTTGTAGAACAAACATCCAAAAACAGTGAGTTCGACCAACATAAAGGAAAATTTACTGATATGAAGACAGGTTATGAAGTCCAAAAGAAAGATGTGGACGCTGAATATGGTGAGAACATACAGGAACTTCAGTACAAGGACATGAGGGAAACATATGAAAAAATGGGGATGGATACCATTGATTGCCCAGTTTCAGAACAGTCCAAGGAGTTGTCTTGTGAACCAGAATATCCCTGGATGGGAGGTGGGAGGACTGAACCTTGGTGGCGGACAACTGATAGAGATGAACTGGCCTCCTTGGTTGCACAAAAGTCACTTAACCATATTGAGAACTGTGATCTTCCCCCACCTCAGAAACTGTATCATAAGAGACATCCATATGCTGCTCATATTGGGTTTTCTGACCGCGATGGAATATTGGGGACATCTTTAGACAGGAAGGCTCAAGCCAGTGGTTTTTCCAGTATGACTACTCATCCACAGGGATATGCTGATACTGGGATAACACATGGAAAAAATGGAGATGCAGCTGATGAAGAGCACTCTGACACATCAATCAG GGATCTCTTAGATCTGCAACAACTTACTGAGGGTGACCCTACCAAAGCTCAGCTAATTGAAGCACTGTGCCATTCTCAAACACGTGCAAGGGAAGCTGAGAAGGCAGCAAAGCAAGCTTGTGCTGAGAAGGAGCATATTTTTAAGCTCTTCTTTAAACAAGCTTCTCAGCTCTTTGCCTATAAGCAGTGGTTCCAATTGCTGCAGCTGGAAACCCTTTATGTCCAGATTAAGAACAAGGACCAGGCAGGCTCCACTGTTCTCCCGGTGGTCCTTCCTTGGATGTCAAGCAGACGTCGAAAATCACACAAGAGCTGGCGTAAGGTTCCCAAAGGTAAACGAAGCAGGCGGGTCAACCCCGGATATGACATTTCCAAGTATGCCGTTGCACTTGCACTGGGGTTCGGTCTCGTTGGTGCTGGCGTGCTCCTGGGATGGACTGTGGGTTGGATGTTACCTTCTTTCTAG
- the LOC112182040 gene encoding uncharacterized protein LOC112182040 isoform X3 codes for MGVMEKLKMFVVQEPVVAASCLIAGVGLFLPAVVRPMLDSFEASKQVPQPALSDVVAGMTGKK; via the exons ATGGGGGTGATGGAGAAGCTTAAGATGTTCGTCGTACAAGAGCCTGTCGTCGCAGCTTCTTGTCTCATCGCCGGCGTTG GACTCTTCCTTCCAGCTGTAGTGAGGCCAATGTTAGATTCCTTTGAAGCTTCTAAGCAAGTCCCTCAGCCTGCTTTAAGTGAT GTGGTTGCAGGTATGACGGGTAAAAAATAG
- the LOC112182040 gene encoding ethylene-responsive transcription factor CRF6 isoform X1, which produces MKRENLKMKQPSKDQNTSSTKRIRIIYDDPYATDCSSEDDEEYNIKKNRSVRNKRIVSEILVGGTPCESSAKTSFNCNTYGTKFGTSMDFDDSKETRRCATKYKGVRRRKWGTYVAEIRDPFRKTRLWLGTYTTAEEAAMAYQKKRVEFDNIKLLQKTKSNLEKLQLSDKAKGMCETKHNYQGNHLSESQDLSADAAIETVSYEDTKSVFSHPSPSSVLDISSTAAQNFGLRKSDEESTLEVSGREGPVPLDSEEEQYNLKAPEKPTLLPPVHLNIGFVDNYMLECLDRYFDGMTDIVDHPACDDVNGLFLPAVVRPMLDSFEASKQVPQPALSDVVAGMTGKK; this is translated from the exons ATGAAACGGGAGaatttgaagatgaagcaaccaAGCAAAGACCAGAATACAAGTTCCACCAAGAGAATTCGCATCATATATGATGATCCCTATGCCACTGATTGTTCGAGTGAAGATGATGAGGAATATAATATTAAGAAAAATAGATCAGTGCGTAATAAGCGCATTGTTTCAGAGATTTTGGTGGGGGGTACCCCATGTGAATCATCTGCAAAGACTTCATTCAATTGCAATACCTATGGCACCAAGTTTGGTACTAGTATGGATTTCGATGACAGTAAGGAAACTCGAAGATGTGCTACCAAATATAAGGGAGTTCGGCGTAGAAAATGGGGAACGTATGTGGCAGAAATTCGAGATCCATTTCGAAAGACTAGATTATGGCTTGGCACTTATACTACTGCAGAGGAGGCTGCTATGGCTTATCAGAAAAAGAGGGTTGAGTTTGATAACATAAAGTTATTGCAAAAGACTAAGAGTAATCTTGAAAAGTTGCAATTATCAGATAAGGCCAAGGGAATGTGTGAGACCAAGCATAATTATCAAGGCAATCATTTATCAGAGAGTCAGGATTTATCAGCTGATGCTGCTATTGAAACTGTTTCATATGAAGACACCAAAAGTGTGTTTTCTCATCCATCACCTTCATCTGTGCTTGATATTTCTAGTACAGCTGCACAaaattttggactcagaaaGTCAGATGAAGAGTCCACTTTGGAGGTTTCTGGACGAGAAGGCCCTGTGCCACTAGATTCTGAAGAAGAGCAATACAATTTGAAGGCTCCTGAAAAGCCAACATTGTTACCACCCGTACATTTGAATATTGGGTTTGTGGATAATTACATGCTTGAGTGTTTGGATCGGTATTTTGATGGTATGACTGACATAGTTGATCATCCTGCATGTGATGATGTAAATG GACTCTTCCTTCCAGCTGTAGTGAGGCCAATGTTAGATTCCTTTGAAGCTTCTAAGCAAGTCCCTCAGCCTGCTTTAAGTGAT GTGGTTGCAGGTATGACGGGTAAAAAATAG
- the LOC112194704 gene encoding uncharacterized protein At4g00950 → MGSEAEPESPKLPLFSISHIQSNEPSGCLTPPFYSSVSVPFRWEEEPGKPRPCTDLATIPNPVDLSPKCLELPPRLLLETKLLSPTTVLEGPYVGRSRFQSSSFRMVGRDCYGSFSADHERSGQHGALVMSKSGVKERKWFDSWGRRVWKGKREVGGANYVFPSSVDGESDGGGGGGGGSVGKSSSFRVKNTRHRRARSFSSLSHSRPQFWATIKQGLKQVVPWKSRKSKQDEIVI, encoded by the exons ATGGGATCTGAGGCAGAGCCAGAGTCACCAAAGCTACCCTTGTTCTCCATTTCACACATACAGTCAAATGAGCCTTCTGGGTGTCTAACCCCACCCTTCTACAGTTCAGTTTCAGTACCATTCCGATGGGAAGAAGAGCCAGGAAAGCCAAGGCCTTGCACAGACCTTGCAACCATACCAAACCCAGTTGACTTATCCCCAAAGTGCTTGGAACTTCCTCCAAGGCTGTTGCTTGAGACCAAATTGCTCTCACCCACCACAGTGTTGGAGGGTCCTTATGTGGGGAGATCAAGGTTTCAGTCCTCTTCTTTTAGGATGGTGGGGAGGGACTGTTATGGGTCTTTTAGCGCTGATCATGAGAGATCAGGGCAGCATGGTGCTTTGGTTATGAGCAAGAGTGGGGTTAAGGAAAGAAAGTGGTTTGATTCATGGGGGAGGAGGGTCTGGAAGGGTAAAAGAGAGGTTGGTGGGGCTAATTATGTCTTTCCATCATCTGTGGATGGAGagagtgatggtggtggtggtggtggtggtggcagtGTTGGAAAGAGTAGCAGCTTCAGGGTGAAGAACACAAGGCATAGAAGGGCCAGGAGCTTTTCCAGTCTCTCTCATTCAAGGCCTCAGTTCTGG GCAACTATCAAACAAGGGTTGAAGCAGGTGGTTCCATGGAAGAGTAGGAAATCAAAACAAGATGAGATTGTGATTTAG
- the LOC112182040 gene encoding ethylene-responsive transcription factor CRF6 isoform X2 encodes MKRENLKMKQPSKDQNTSSTKRIRIIYDDPYATDCSSEDDEEYNIKKNRSVRNKRIVSEILVGGTPCESSAKTSFNCNTYGTKFGTSMDFDDSKETRRCATKYKGVRRRKWGTYVAEIRDPFRKTRLWLGTYTTAEEAAMAYQKKRVEFDNIKLLQKTKSNLEKLQLSDKAKGMCETKHNYQGNHLSESQDLSADAAIETVSYEDTKSVFSHPSPSSVLDISSTAAQNFGLRKSDEESTLEVSGREGPVPLDSEEEQYNLKAPEKPTLLPPVHLNIGFVDNYMLECLDRYFDGMTDIVDHPACDDVNGLFLPAVVRPMLDSFEASKQVPQPALSDV; translated from the exons ATGAAACGGGAGaatttgaagatgaagcaaccaAGCAAAGACCAGAATACAAGTTCCACCAAGAGAATTCGCATCATATATGATGATCCCTATGCCACTGATTGTTCGAGTGAAGATGATGAGGAATATAATATTAAGAAAAATAGATCAGTGCGTAATAAGCGCATTGTTTCAGAGATTTTGGTGGGGGGTACCCCATGTGAATCATCTGCAAAGACTTCATTCAATTGCAATACCTATGGCACCAAGTTTGGTACTAGTATGGATTTCGATGACAGTAAGGAAACTCGAAGATGTGCTACCAAATATAAGGGAGTTCGGCGTAGAAAATGGGGAACGTATGTGGCAGAAATTCGAGATCCATTTCGAAAGACTAGATTATGGCTTGGCACTTATACTACTGCAGAGGAGGCTGCTATGGCTTATCAGAAAAAGAGGGTTGAGTTTGATAACATAAAGTTATTGCAAAAGACTAAGAGTAATCTTGAAAAGTTGCAATTATCAGATAAGGCCAAGGGAATGTGTGAGACCAAGCATAATTATCAAGGCAATCATTTATCAGAGAGTCAGGATTTATCAGCTGATGCTGCTATTGAAACTGTTTCATATGAAGACACCAAAAGTGTGTTTTCTCATCCATCACCTTCATCTGTGCTTGATATTTCTAGTACAGCTGCACAaaattttggactcagaaaGTCAGATGAAGAGTCCACTTTGGAGGTTTCTGGACGAGAAGGCCCTGTGCCACTAGATTCTGAAGAAGAGCAATACAATTTGAAGGCTCCTGAAAAGCCAACATTGTTACCACCCGTACATTTGAATATTGGGTTTGTGGATAATTACATGCTTGAGTGTTTGGATCGGTATTTTGATGGTATGACTGACATAGTTGATCATCCTGCATGTGATGATGTAAATG GACTCTTCCTTCCAGCTGTAGTGAGGCCAATGTTAGATTCCTTTGAAGCTTCTAAGCAAGTCCCTCAGCCTGCTTTAAGTGAT GTATGA